DNA sequence from the Butyricimonas faecalis genome:
TTCCGGTTGATTTTTCAAAAACTACACTAAACATCGATTCTTGAAAAGAATAGTTCACAAAAACATAGCTTACACTCTCTGCCACGTTTTTAATAAAGATAAATCCTTTATTAGCTGGCTCATCAGTCACATCCCTCGGGGATGGGGTCAAATCTCCTCGTTTCAAGCAAATATAGGGCATGATCGTGTCCATATCTTTTATCTTGTAAATCGTGTCATTGAACAAATCCTTGAACAACACGTCTCCCGTATAAGAAGGGTACAAACCGTAAGTCTCCAAACGTCCCGTATATGAATCGGGTATCTGATAATAAATATTTCGTGATGACATGTAAGAAACGGACTTGACAATCTCATTCCCTGCATCTAGAAAATCAAGGTATCGATCATCCTTCATTTCTGGCCCCAAGTTAGGTAAGGCAACATAATTACCGTCTCGCAAAAGAATCGCATTATAGTAATATTGTTTCGAAAAGAATCCTTGTATTTTTCCAGTTAACAGGTTACAGGCAACCATCTTGTTCCCCTGGCAAAGCGTGACCTGATTATTCTGGAAAGTCCATTGATACAGCCTACCCTGTATCTCGTTTTTCGCCCTACCGATATCGACAAGTTTCTTTTCATAATTTCCCGCACTATCAAACTGCATAACAGGACTTCCCAATGACGATACGATTAACTTGTCTTCCACTCTATCCAGTATCAGGTTCAAAGCCGTTAAGCAGGAACTACAACCACTTTGAAGATGGATAAAATTTATCTTTTGTGCAATAGAATTTAACGTTATCGAATCCCCATGTTGTTGTTCTACAACAGCCTGAAGATCGAATTCATACATCGACTTTTCAATCGACATCACGTTAACCCATGACTTTTTTGTTCTGGAGGTGATACATGAAAAGAAAACTCCTACTACAAACACGTGTAATACAATTTTTTTCATATTCACCATATTAATCATTTATTGTAAGCATTTTCCTAATTTCAAATTTCATTTCATCTACAGCCATCGAGGCCACCTTAGGACGCTTACCCAACATGATACGACCATAATAATTCCTCTTCACCGAATCTCCTTGTGCCGCCCCCAGTTTCACCAACAAATAAAGCGGATAAATACGATTCGGACAGGTATAATACCCTCGCAAATAAGCCGTTTCACTCCGACCATATTGTCCTAATGCCAAGTAATTATTACCCATTATATTCCAAAACATGGGATCGGCACTATGCGCCGTTCCTTCTTCCAAGATCGTATTGCTTTCTTCATATCGTCCCGCTTTATTAAGTGAATGACCATATTCAAATAAAAATTTAAAATTGTATTTCAAAATAGGGTAAAGCCTTTCGTAATCGTCAATAACACTTTCGTAATCCTCTTGGGTGTAATAAACAGCACGCTTCTTCCACTCTCGATATGCCCATCGATTACCATACTCTCTGAAATTAAAATACAATACGACCACCCCGATCATCCCGAACATCAAAACATTCACGTAACGCCCTCCCCTTACCCGCCGATCCGGTAACTGTGCCACGGCAAAAAGAAAGACGATCGCGATAGACGGGATATAAAAGGTGTACGAGAAAAATGACGCGACAAGCAATGCCACCGCCACGCAACTATAAGCCGTCAGTCTTTGTAACTTAAAAAACAGAACCATTGCCGCTAACACACCCCCTACTGCCCCCAACAACAAAAACAAAGCAAGTGGTTCATTAAATGCAGACTCTACGACTCCTGCCATTTCTACATGGCGATTGTCCTGTTCCAACACCTTCTCTTTTTCAAAATAATCATGTTGAGCCTCTGCAAAAGCCCTCTCGAAACCATCAATCCCAACCCCGAATAAAGGAGTTTTCCAATAAGCAGACACCGTATTCTGCCAAATAAAAAGCCGTCCGTTGGCCGAATCTTTCTTTAACAGGTAAAATAACGTCAAGACAATGATCATCCCCACGATACCGCCACCAATCACCCACCGTCGCCTCGTATTACCCCACGATACAATCTCTCCGCGATAAAGTAACATCACCCCTACCAATGCCCCGATCCATCCGGCACGGCTCATTGTCGGGATCATAGCAACCAAGGTAACACCAAATGTCACGCAAGCCGTCACGTAACGCACAAACATCAGGTTAAAACCCACTTTCCGGTATCCCTTTTTCATCATCGCGACAGCAAGCACGAACACTCCTGCCAAAAAGATACCGCAAGGTCCGGGATTAAAAAATGACCCGGTCACGACAAAACGGAGGTGATTTGAAATACCATATCCCAGTAGTTGTCCTAACACCAAGCAAGACTGGTAAATCCCGCCAAACATCACGGCAAACGAGACATAATTAGCCAGCAGCATGGCTCTTATCACCCGAAATACGGCATAAAGAGCAAAATAAGAAAGACTTAAATAGAACTCTCTACTCTGCATCGCGTGGGTCAAGCTTGCATGAATCAACAAGTAAACAAACAACACGAACACCATTGCATCTCCCCGGTAAAGCACTTTAGGAACTTTTACCAAACACACGATCGCCACCATTGCCCCTAACAACAAAGCAAAGTAGTTCGAGGTGTCGATTCCCCCGTAAAGGCCATCCGTCACCTGAAACTGGCTTAGCAAAAGCATACATCCACCCAAAAATACAATGGCTCTCGTCATCATTAATCATTCTTTAACAAATCATCCACGCTTATGGTTGTCAAACACGTTTTATCCCCATCTTGGTTCACCAGCAAAACCTTATCATCAAAAGCATACACATCAACAACAGAATCCGAAGGGGAAGAATCAAACATAAATGATGCTGTTTTACCATTTGATTTGTCATAAACCCCCAAACACTTTTTTTTCTTCCATAAAAATCTAAAACAAAAATATTTATCCGATTCGTAAATATTCGATACTAATATGGCATAATCCTCCTCACTACTATTAATGAAATCGATACAATCATATTCGTCTCTCCAACTCAAATCAAAAGGCATGTTATTCTCACCAAAATCGATATAGTATTTTACCGACACATTTTGCTTATCATCAATGGCATAAATATTATTATAGAAATATCTGTAATATAGTATTTCACTAGGACGATACACGAAAAAAGGGTAACCGATATAAATCCCCGATTTTATCTTTAAATCCCCGATTTCTTTCACGAACTCAAAATTTTTATCATACAAATTCAACTCGCAATCTTCCATGCCACCATACGCACGTTTCCCCACGTAATTACCCTCAACCGTTTTTACTAAAACTTGGAATGGATTGTCTTCTCCCTTATTCGTGACAAAGGTTACATCTGAATTCTTTCCATTTAAATCACATCGAAAAACTTTTTTATCTTTTATATCATACATACAAATCGTTTCCCCCTCGACCCAAGTATCCCAAAGATGAAGAAATGTTCTATTTTCTCCCCATTGTCCTGAAAAAGCCATCTTCTGAGTACCGGTTTGCACATCAAACCCTAAAACCTTATTTTTACACTGAACAATATATTGATCTCCAGCAAGCAAAACTTTTTTCACCTCATCAATCAATACCGACGTTCCATCATTCGTTAAGCAAATTTGTCTGGCATACTCTCCATGCATATCTATTTGATGCATCTTTTTCAAATCCATTCGAATGATCGTTTCACGACTTACTTCAGATTGTTTACAGTCAAGAATACAGCTCAAAATTGCGCACACGATTAAATATTTACTCATACGATTCTCTTTATTTCATTTATTTACTTTCTTCAATAACCTATCCCAACGAAACTCACCGCTTTCACGATCACGGGAGTAAGTGATGCGAGTAACCACCCCGACAATAAACTCTTCAGGAACGAAACCCCAGTAGCGGGAATCATTCGAGTTTAACACCTGATCTCCACAAAAGAAGTAGTAATTACCTTGAAACGTATAACTGTCTATCGGTTTCCCTCCCAACGTCAGCTGGCGTTGAGCGTTAACCCTAAGTTTTTCACCCGTCTCGTATTCAATCACCAACCGATAGAGTTGAAAATTAACGGTATCAAGTATCACCTGTCCCCCCTTCCGAGGCACGTAGAGAGGTCCGAACTCCTTGATTGTCCAACTGTAATGCCGGAAATCAAACGGAAACGCATGTATAACCGTATTAGCGATCAACGAGTCTGGTGTTTCCGACAGGCGGCGTTGCTCCTCTTCGACACCAAAAATTCCATTATAATTATTATTCTTGAAATACCCGTTTCGAATCTCGACCGTATCCCCTGGCAGACCGATACACCGTTTACCGTAAACGTAATTGATCTTAAACTCGATCCTGTACTTACTCCGGTTGATCGGGAAATTAAAAATCACGATATCATTGTGTTCTACCTTACGCAACCCCTTCATTCGATGGCACTCCAACGGATCTCCGTCTTTAAAGTCAAGCCTGTCATAAATCCGGGCTCCGGCAATCAGCTTATTCACAATCACGTAATCCCCCGGTATCAAGGTGGGACGCATCGAATCCGTCGGAATTGCGAACTGATCCACCACGTAAACACGCATCGCGATAATAATTCCGATCACCACCCCGGTTCCGATAAAGGTATACATCACCCGTAAGATAATATCCCAAAAATCCAACCTTTTTTTCATTCCTCCATCTTTTTGCGTCCATAAAATAACAACACGCCCATCACCAACAACACCCCGAAGAACGCCCCTCTCTTCAATCGTTCCCCGCTTAATTCTTTCCCGTATCCTCCATCAAAACGATAAGGCGTGTATAACAAATTCCATTTCCCCACAATGCGATGATCAGCCGTAAAAGCCACTACCCCGGCAGAAGTCCTCAATATTGATTTCAACGCCACGTTATCCATAAAATAAACCGGAATATCATCATAACCCGGCATCGTAATCCCACTCCGAGAGACCACGACAAACAAATTAATCGCCCCGTTTTGGTAAGCCCCGTACAAAGTAGCGATCTTTCCACCCGTCTCCCGCGACACCTCTTCTTTCATCCCGATCATATAAGTCGGCTTCTTATAGGCAAATACTTTCTCAGTGACATCATTAAAATCGGAATCATAAAGATGAATCGTACTCTCTGTCCCCATTCTCGTCCCCACGTTATAAGGTAAAAAATCGAACGGCGGCAAATAAAAATAAGAATAAAGCGGCACGAAGAACGCCACCACCAGCACCCCGACAGTTAACCCGATCTGCCGATAATTAAAATTGTTTTTAGCCTGTCTGAAAACATTCCACAAATGAAGCCCAGCCACAACAAGCAAAAGAATATTCTTTGCGAATGTAGCCCCGTTAGAAAGATGTAAAGCCTCGCCAAAACAGCCACATTCGTTTATACCGCCATATGGATCGGTATAAATCAAATAAGTCAGGATCGTGAATCCAAGGATAAAAAGAGTCACCGTTACCGCCGTAATCCTACGCCACAATCGCAGCAGTAACAACAATCCCAATGTCATCTCGGAAGCACAGAGCAGTACCGATAAAGACATGGAAAACATGCTCCAACCCGAAAGTTGAAACATCCCCAAATATTCCTCGATCTTATACGACAACCCCACCGGATCAACCGCCTTAACAAAACCGGACACGACAAACAACACCCCCAACGCAATACCCAGCCATATTTTTATTCTGAAATTCTTCATCAGCAAAATCTCCTTTTCGAAAAAGTTATTACGGCTTACCCAATTTTTCTTTCACAATCTTATAAAACATCTCTTCGATTTTTTTGTTATGTAATGGATCTCCGACCAAAATCACGTTATTATTCTCATCCAATAAAAAAGTATGTAATGCCTTATTTTTAGGCAAATGTGGATTCAATTTCTCGAATTCTCCTAAAGTATCAAGAAATACAGGATAATTAAACTTGACATTTTTACTTAATACAAGTTTAACATCTTTAATATCCTTTTTAGCCGGACGAAAAATAAAATAAAAATTAAGTAGACCATTATAGCTTTTGCTATACTCTAAAAGTGGATTCCACAAATCCATTTGATTAATCGCACAAGATGTACAATTAACTGAATCTGAATATACTATATATTTAATTCTTTCTTGTAAAACATTGTCGTAAACCAACTTATTTTGACAATAATCTATTGGTTTTGACCGAAGTAAAGTAATTTCTTTCAATAACTTTTGACCATTATCAGTATTACATGAACATAACATGAAAGACAAACATATACTTAAACACCCTCTTATCCAATAATATTTTTTTACACTCATCTTATGTCGTCCCTTAAATTATAACTTATATCTTACAATAAAATTCTCACTGTTAGGATCTAATCCGTACAAAATATTGCGAGAAACATCCACACAAAAACTAAATATTTCTTTGTCTAATTTATATTTAATAACAGGAGTTCCCAACTTATCAAACACATAGATATATTTACCACCGATGCTATCGGATATCATAGCTTCGATGGCAGATTTTCCGGAAAAGATCGAATAGATATGATCGCCATATATTTTTATATCCATAAAACCCTCTACTTTTCCTAATAAAATGTGTCCGTCATCCGTCCTGCCATAATCCGGAAATCCATTGGGACCTACAATACAATTACCCTCTTTAGTCTTCGTATTATAAATATAAATTACCTCCCCACTTTTGGTTGCCGCAGCCAAAAAATCTTCATTGTTATAACTTAACTTTAAATCATACAGACTGGCTGCCGTAAGTTCTCGATCCTTTTTTTTTGTTTTTTCTTTTACAAGAACACTATCTAACAATTTTCCAGAATATGATTGAAATAAGAGAAATTTTTTCGAGTTTATATCACTGGAAACTATAATAGAATCGTCTATCACTGTTGCGGACAAGAGGGAACTCGACATAGAACTGAATTTTTCAACACGTTTAGGATAAATATCATTAACATTCATATCATATACAAGAAATTTAGAGCTAACAGGATCTAACAAATAGAGTTCAGTTTCTTTAATTCCCATTTTAGTTAAATAAATATACTCCTTATCTCCTTTTCCTTTTTCTCCCAATGAACCAATCCAGTTAAAATCAGGATAAGACAATTTATGTACAGCCCTATTAGGAGACTCTCTATCCAAAATCAATACAATAGAATCATAAAGCTCTATTTGAGAGGGGAAAGCACAAAATAAATCTTGGGAAAGATTAATAATATCGCCTTTCAGAGACTTTTCCTGTGGGAAAGATTCATAATGAATGTACTGCTGAGACTCGTTTGAGCATGCATAAAATACAATAAATAACAAAAATATTTTTCTCATAATTATAAAATTAAATATCTGGTAGAAGGTAAACCTTCTACCAGATATTACCCAAAAATCAATCACACTCAATGTCTAGGCAATAATTTGCAACCCATTTTCGGTATGCTTTTCTCTTTGCACACCATTGCTCCCCTTTTCTCAAAGAACACTTTTGCCCACTAATAACAATCTCTCCATCTGTTAAAGCCTCAATATTGGCTTTCATGAATTTCTCAGCTTCCGATATTGTCATTCTTTCGTGAGCAGTATACCCTGTATATCCCATTGCACAGAATAAAACTGATGCAACTAAAATTTTTACCTTCTTCATTATTTCTACTTTTTTATAACCCAAAGACACTTCTTTTCGTTATTATTGTACGCTTTTCGTAGTCCTTTCTATTCGACTTGATTCAAAACCTTGTTTTGATAAAGTCACGGATGAAAGGGCTACCTTTTTCATCCGTTCTGATTAAATTAATTTCCTCTCTTTATTCTATTTTCCGTCCTTTTTATTAATTAAACAATTATATTTTACCAGAATCTAACTCGTCCATTCATAACCGTGAACGGACGTTCCTCCTTACCCTCGGTACGATTACGCAACCAGTACAACGCCCCCGAAGGCACATCATCATATTCGATATAATCTGCCGTGGCCACTTTCCTACCTAACGACACCCACTCGCCTTGATCAAAATACAACAATTCGTAAGTATCACCTGGATATACACCGTTTTTATCATTTTGAGTAATATACTTCACAACATCAACCGAAACAGGCTCTTTAAATTCCACCCCGGCAATCTTGGACAACGCCCCAAAATCCAATAAATCGTCATTAAATATATTCCGAGAAAGTCGTTCATTTTTATCCATCTTACCTGTAAGGTTAATGGTAAAGGTACTTTTCGCAGTTAATGCCTCCCCATCCTGCATAAACTTAATCGATGCAAATGCCGGATTGTTATAATTTACTTTCTTAACCATCCAGAATTTATACTTCTTTGTCGTGTTAACACACAATGTATCGTATGCCATGTAATTATAATGCCGAATCACGGCTATCGAATCATAAGGCTCTTTAGACAAATCATTAGTGGCATGTAACTGTACACCTATAATTGCCGCACCATTATAATCTCCTGACGGATTATAAGTGAATTTACGATTCAAACGCAATTTTTGTAATCGCTTTTTATCTGGAACAAGAGGTTCGACCTCGCCATTCGACCTTACCCACAAGGGATAATCCGCAAACACCTGATGTTTACCATCATAGTAACATGGCATATACATTATATCACGACCAATCTTTTCAAACATCACCTTTCCTCCCCGCATCTCACTCCAAGCAACTTCATTCCATGCCAAATTATTAAATACACATAAATAACCGTATCTCGTATTTGATTTGAATGTTTTAAATGTATAATTCAAGTCAACAGCATTCTCATACTCTTCCGTTACATCTATTTTATATGGATCTCGGATAAAGTGTGGAATAAAATTATCTTTATCTTCCGGTATCGGATTAATAAAACTGGTTTTACGGTACACCTTAGCTGTATATGGAGTATATGAATAATAACACTTACTATTCACGTATCGATGATCTCGAAGAATCGTCCAGTAATGGCGATTTTCCCGTGTCGGGTAGTGAGGGACAAAATCTACAGCTGTCGGTATACCAAATATCCGATTAATAATTTGGGTACTATAAGCTCGATCTATACAGTCCGCTTCATACATCCTCAACAGCGAATCCGAAAATTGTTCCTTAAACTTCTCATATCTGTAATAAGTGGGAATTTTAGCAGAAATATAACCTTGATATCCCCCCAAACTAAATCCTAGCTGATCTCCTTTATCAAAATTATACAGATGATAATAGGCAGAATCCTTCCATTCGATTAAAGGCTCATTATTAATCCTGTAAGGCAGTATATATTTAAAAAAATCTTCACACGACAGATCATAATGATTTTGTATATTCTCCCAAATAACAAACGACTGTTCTATATTTCTTATTAAATAATCAGACGTAATTTTATGTAAGTCATATTCAACCGTATTACCCCCCTGAGCTATAGCAACACGGGCTGCCATTAGGTAGAACATCAACTTAACCGCATTAGGTTGATCCCGTAACGTGGTATCAATATCCCGCTTTAACCTGTCCATCGTCTCTCCCGCAACGGCATAATGTGCCACCATGTTACTAATCAAATATTCCGCCGCCTTCAATTTCAATAAATCAGGTTTTTCTTTACGGTAGTAATCCAACACCTTTTGAAGTTCTCCTCGATTATCCCCACTCAATTTCAAAGCACTATTTACATCTACCAGCATAGGAACCACGACCACATCACGATGACAACCCGTCATCGTGACACCTAATATCGAAAATAATAAAATAGCGAAAATCAATTTCATATTTTCAGCTCAATATCTTTTTTTCAAAATAATTACAATCTCAACTTAACCAGAGATACCCCGGCATTACCGGCAATTCCATACAATGCCCCTTCATCACAATCATAAGTGATCCCCGTTAAAGCAACATTGAAATCAAGAGTTCGAACCAAATTCCCCTCCCAATCGTATTCAAGCAAACGGTTCCCTTCAAAAGCTCCCTGCCTGTCTCTCTCGTAAGTTTTACCCGAATACAGCGCATACACACGCTCCGATGTCACCGCAATGTCCATAAAACCAAAACGATTCTCTCGTTTATACAAAACACGGGGAACGGGAGTTTCTGAAATCTCCGTCATAGGATAGCTCAAACGTTCCAGTTTCACTCGTTCGATACCTCCCGGAATTAATCGACAAAAATCAATCACACCGCTATACATATCCGCACACACGAACGCTTGCCCGTCAGAACGAACCCGTAAAACACTACTAGCATATAACATTCCTTTCGTTTTCTCCTGCAAACCCGGATATTCCGGACAATCCGGATAAGACAAGCAATAACGGGCTGAACCGTCAGCCAAAGAGTAAAGCAAATAGCGCCCCTCCGCGTAAAATCCCGTGGAGATAACAAAATCGTCTGTCTTCACCGCTATTAAATGTTGCTCACCTTCGGGAAGCTGTACAATCGTCTCTTCCGTTGTACCTCGTGTAAGCGGGGATATGGGGTTCTCGATCAATTCTCCGGTTCTAAAATCCAATGCTGTCACACTTTTCCCGTCAAACGAATTGAAAGAACTTAACGCTCGAACCCGCCTTGAAGAATTACCTTTCTCCAAAGACAAATCCTCTTGTAAAGGACTCTCTAGATCAAGAGCTCGTGCCACCCCTTCCTTCATGTATGTTGCCCCTACTATTAATTTATTCCCTTGCTTGATAAACCCACTCACATCATAAAGCCCGGCCTGGGCTAAATCCGTCAAACGAACTACTTTTACACACTCGCTCTTTACCATATTCATGCTTTCGTCACCCATGTAACGATCGGAACACCCGAGCAAAATGCTTCCGAATAACACGTACAATAATTTTTTCATCTTATTTTTAATGCAACAC
Encoded proteins:
- a CDS encoding 6-bladed beta-propeller; the protein is MKKIVLHVFVVGVFFSCITSRTKKSWVNVMSIEKSMYEFDLQAVVEQQHGDSITLNSIAQKINFIHLQSGCSSCLTALNLILDRVEDKLIVSSLGSPVMQFDSAGNYEKKLVDIGRAKNEIQGRLYQWTFQNNQVTLCQGNKMVACNLLTGKIQGFFSKQYYYNAILLRDGNYVALPNLGPEMKDDRYLDFLDAGNEIVKSVSYMSSRNIYYQIPDSYTGRLETYGLYPSYTGDVLFKDLFNDTIYKIKDMDTIMPYICLKRGDLTPSPRDVTDEPANKGFIFIKNVAESVSYVFVNYSFQESMFSVVFEKSTGSPLIITEIGFKNATSIVNSRYFIDYVTPIGKKIKVGIVNVLGDRVYCVVRTEDALDFMPQMSEYDNPLILEVILK
- a CDS encoding O-antigen ligase family protein, with the translated sequence MMTRAIVFLGGCMLLLSQFQVTDGLYGGIDTSNYFALLLGAMVAIVCLVKVPKVLYRGDAMVFVLFVYLLIHASLTHAMQSREFYLSLSYFALYAVFRVIRAMLLANYVSFAVMFGGIYQSCLVLGQLLGYGISNHLRFVVTGSFFNPGPCGIFLAGVFVLAVAMMKKGYRKVGFNLMFVRYVTACVTFGVTLVAMIPTMSRAGWIGALVGVMLLYRGEIVSWGNTRRRWVIGGGIVGMIIVLTLFYLLKKDSANGRLFIWQNTVSAYWKTPLFGVGIDGFERAFAEAQHDYFEKEKVLEQDNRHVEMAGVVESAFNEPLALFLLLGAVGGVLAAMVLFFKLQRLTAYSCVAVALLVASFFSYTFYIPSIAIVFLFAVAQLPDRRVRGGRYVNVLMFGMIGVVVLYFNFREYGNRWAYREWKKRAVYYTQEDYESVIDDYERLYPILKYNFKFLFEYGHSLNKAGRYEESNTILEEGTAHSADPMFWNIMGNNYLALGQYGRSETAYLRGYYTCPNRIYPLYLLVKLGAAQGDSVKRNYYGRIMLGKRPKVASMAVDEMKFEIRKMLTIND
- a CDS encoding 6-bladed beta-propeller, whose amino-acid sequence is MSKYLIVCAILSCILDCKQSEVSRETIIRMDLKKMHQIDMHGEYARQICLTNDGTSVLIDEVKKVLLAGDQYIVQCKNKVLGFDVQTGTQKMAFSGQWGENRTFLHLWDTWVEGETICMYDIKDKKVFRCDLNGKNSDVTFVTNKGEDNPFQVLVKTVEGNYVGKRAYGGMEDCELNLYDKNFEFVKEIGDLKIKSGIYIGYPFFVYRPSEILYYRYFYNNIYAIDDKQNVSVKYYIDFGENNMPFDLSWRDEYDCIDFINSSEEDYAILVSNIYESDKYFCFRFLWKKKKCLGVYDKSNGKTASFMFDSSPSDSVVDVYAFDDKVLLVNQDGDKTCLTTISVDDLLKND
- the lepB gene encoding signal peptidase I — encoded protein: MKKRLDFWDIILRVMYTFIGTGVVIGIIIAMRVYVVDQFAIPTDSMRPTLIPGDYVIVNKLIAGARIYDRLDFKDGDPLECHRMKGLRKVEHNDIVIFNFPINRSKYRIEFKINYVYGKRCIGLPGDTVEIRNGYFKNNNYNGIFGVEEEQRRLSETPDSLIANTVIHAFPFDFRHYSWTIKEFGPLYVPRKGGQVILDTVNFQLYRLVIEYETGEKLRVNAQRQLTLGGKPIDSYTFQGNYYFFCGDQVLNSNDSRYWGFVPEEFIVGVVTRITYSRDRESGEFRWDRLLKKVNK
- a CDS encoding MauE/DoxX family redox-associated membrane protein encodes the protein MKNFRIKIWLGIALGVLFVVSGFVKAVDPVGLSYKIEEYLGMFQLSGWSMFSMSLSVLLCASEMTLGLLLLLRLWRRITAVTVTLFILGFTILTYLIYTDPYGGINECGCFGEALHLSNGATFAKNILLLVVAGLHLWNVFRQAKNNFNYRQIGLTVGVLVVAFFVPLYSYFYLPPFDFLPYNVGTRMGTESTIHLYDSDFNDVTEKVFAYKKPTYMIGMKEEVSRETGGKIATLYGAYQNGAINLFVVVSRSGITMPGYDDIPVYFMDNVALKSILRTSAGVVAFTADHRIVGKWNLLYTPYRFDGGYGKELSGERLKRGAFFGVLLVMGVLLFYGRKKMEE
- a CDS encoding BF3164 family lipoprotein; the encoded protein is MRKIFLLFIVFYACSNESQQYIHYESFPQEKSLKGDIINLSQDLFCAFPSQIELYDSIVLILDRESPNRAVHKLSYPDFNWIGSLGEKGKGDKEYIYLTKMGIKETELYLLDPVSSKFLVYDMNVNDIYPKRVEKFSSMSSSLLSATVIDDSIIVSSDINSKKFLLFQSYSGKLLDSVLVKEKTKKKDRELTAASLYDLKLSYNNEDFLAAATKSGEVIYIYNTKTKEGNCIVGPNGFPDYGRTDDGHILLGKVEGFMDIKIYGDHIYSIFSGKSAIEAMISDSIGGKYIYVFDKLGTPVIKYKLDKEIFSFCVDVSRNILYGLDPNSENFIVRYKL
- a CDS encoding NVEALA domain-containing protein, producing MKKVKILVASVLFCAMGYTGYTAHERMTISEAEKFMKANIEALTDGEIVISGQKCSLRKGEQWCAKRKAYRKWVANYCLDIECD
- a CDS encoding BF3164 family lipoprotein; translated protein: MKKLLYVLFGSILLGCSDRYMGDESMNMVKSECVKVVRLTDLAQAGLYDVSGFIKQGNKLIVGATYMKEGVARALDLESPLQEDLSLEKGNSSRRVRALSSFNSFDGKSVTALDFRTGELIENPISPLTRGTTEETIVQLPEGEQHLIAVKTDDFVISTGFYAEGRYLLYSLADGSARYCLSYPDCPEYPGLQEKTKGMLYASSVLRVRSDGQAFVCADMYSGVIDFCRLIPGGIERVKLERLSYPMTEISETPVPRVLYKRENRFGFMDIAVTSERVYALYSGKTYERDRQGAFEGNRLLEYDWEGNLVRTLDFNVALTGITYDCDEGALYGIAGNAGVSLVKLRL